The Castanea sativa cultivar Marrone di Chiusa Pesio chromosome 11, ASM4071231v1 genome contains a region encoding:
- the LOC142615862 gene encoding metal tolerance protein 10-like — MEVTHESRRENLVPQDVESASRSEMSSGSWRLSVQEFPALGESRGGDHQHGFFTLSSFLPAPRRRSKVSDYYEKQERLLEGFTEMETMAENGGMPGSLTEDEMQQLAKSERMAIYLSNMANIVLFAAKLFVSIQSRSLAVIASTLDSLLDLLSGFILWFTAHAMRNPNQYRYPIGKNRMQPVGIIVFASVMATLGLQILLESGRQFMEKTQPEKDPEKEKWMIGIMVSVTIVKFMLVVYCRRFKNDIIRAYAQDHFFDVITNSIGLAAAILAIRYYWWIDPTGAVMIALYTMNTWTKIVIENVWALIGRTAPPEFLAKLTYLIWNHHEDIKQIDTVRAYTFGSNYFVEVDIVLPQDMLLNKAHDIGESLQEKLEQLPEIERAFVHIDFEYSHRPEHKIGV, encoded by the exons ATGGAAGTGACCCATGAGAGCAGAAGAGAGAATTTGGTGCCACAAGATGTTGAATCAGCATCGAGAAGTGAAATGTCATCTGGGTCTTGGAGGCTAAGTGTGCAAGAGTTTCCAGCACTTGGTGAAAGTAGAGGTGGTGATCATCAGCATGGTTTCTTCACTCTCAGCAGCTTTCTTCCTGCCCCAA GGAGACGAAGTAAGGTTTCTGATTATTATGAGAAACAAGAAAGACTCCTTGAAGGGTTTACTGAGATGGAGACCATGGCTGAAAATGGTGGTATGCCGGGAAGTCTAACAGAG GATGAGATGCAGCAGCTTGCGAAGAGTGAGAGGATGGCTATCTATTTGTCAAACATGGCTAACATTGTGCTCTTTGCGGCAAAACTCTTTGTTTCTATTCAGAGCAGATCATTGGCAGTTATTGCCTCAACATTGGATTCACTTTTAGATCTCTTGTCAGGGTTTATATTGTGGTTCACGGCCCATGCCATGAGAAACCCAAACCAGTATCGTTATCCAATTGGAAAAAACCGGATGCAGCCAGTG GGAATCATTGTTTTTGCTTCAGTAATGGCAACTCTTGGATTACAAATTCTGCTTGAGTCTGGTCGACAATTCATGGAAAAG ACCCAGCCTGAAAAGGATCCTGAGAAGGAGAAATGGATGATTGGGATAATGGTCTCTGTAACCATTGTGAAGTTTATGCTTGTGGTCTATTGTCGAAGgtttaaaaatgatattattagagcCTATGCTCAAGATCATTTTTTCGACGTTATTACTAATTCAATTGGTTTGGCAGCAGCCATCTTGGCCATTCGATATTATTGGTGGATTGATCCTACTGGAGCTGTTATG ATAGCACTATATACAATGAATACATGGACGAAGATAGTCATTGAGAATGTCTGGGCACTGATTGGAAGGACAGCACCGCCTGAATTTTTGGCAAAGCTAACATATTTGATATGGAACCACCATGAAGATATCAAGCAAATTGACACAGTAAGAGCATACACTTTTGGTTCAAATTATTTTGTAGAGGTTGATATAGTTTTGCCACAAGACATGCTTTTGAACAAAGCTCATGATATTGGTGAGTCACTGCAAGAAAAACTTGAGCAACTCCCTGAAATTGAGCGAGCTTTTGTACATATAGATTTTGAGTATTCTCATAGGCCTGAACACAAGATTGGGGTTTGA